A genomic window from Prochlorococcus sp. RS04 includes:
- the murD gene encoding UDP-N-acetylmuramoyl-L-alanine--D-glutamate ligase, whose product MIDNHSSKRNINLVIGLGKSGFWAAKYLRSINKRVIVWESKDGIEFLERKTALEELNIIVSLNKEFVFEEIQPFLKEIESVVVSPSIPYDHITIIELKKKGIKVIGEINVAWEILKDTNWIGITGTNGKTTVTHLLSHILCDTGLYAPFAGNIGTPLCKYAHSKKHEKIDWVVAELSSYQIEISPEVKPNIGIWTTFTEDHLERHKTLENYFNIKKSLLEKSDFRIYNYDDKNLRNHYSALSRGVWITTSFDKSSFIQCDYWIDDQAFIVERGKRLFKLEHFALKGKHNLQNLLLVIAAARKVGLSGKKIKDSLSNYKQLPHRMETIYKNNDLEIINDSKATNFDSSIAGISSIEGQIIIIAGGRLKGNEYSEWIKVLKKKVKCVFLFGESSKVLKMALINEGFKKNIFEFSELKELLNFVFHYLQNNRVETLLFSPSCSSFDQFKNYEERGDYFKKLISEKLKVNKSIFCSSIIS is encoded by the coding sequence ATGATAGATAATCATTCAAGTAAAAGAAATATTAATCTTGTAATTGGATTAGGTAAATCTGGATTTTGGGCTGCCAAGTATTTGAGAAGCATAAATAAGAGAGTAATTGTCTGGGAAAGTAAAGATGGGATAGAATTCTTAGAAAGAAAAACAGCATTAGAAGAGCTTAATATCATAGTTTCTCTAAATAAAGAATTTGTATTTGAAGAAATTCAACCTTTTTTGAAAGAGATCGAATCTGTTGTTGTTAGTCCATCAATACCTTATGACCATATAACTATTATTGAATTAAAAAAAAAGGGAATTAAAGTAATTGGAGAAATTAATGTTGCATGGGAAATTTTAAAAGACACAAATTGGATAGGTATTACTGGCACTAATGGCAAGACTACTGTTACTCATCTATTAAGCCATATACTCTGTGATACTGGATTATATGCGCCTTTTGCTGGAAATATTGGTACACCTTTATGTAAGTATGCTCACTCCAAAAAACATGAAAAAATTGATTGGGTTGTAGCTGAATTAAGCAGTTATCAAATAGAAATATCTCCAGAAGTAAAACCTAATATTGGAATATGGACAACCTTCACAGAAGATCATCTTGAAAGGCATAAAACACTTGAAAACTATTTCAACATAAAAAAAAGCTTGCTAGAAAAATCTGATTTTAGAATTTATAATTATGACGATAAAAACTTAAGAAATCACTACAGTGCGCTATCAAGAGGTGTTTGGATAACAACTAGTTTCGATAAATCTAGTTTTATTCAATGCGATTATTGGATAGATGATCAAGCATTTATTGTTGAGAGAGGCAAGAGACTATTCAAACTTGAACATTTTGCGTTAAAAGGAAAGCATAATCTTCAAAATCTTTTATTGGTAATTGCAGCAGCAAGAAAAGTTGGATTATCTGGAAAGAAGATTAAAGATTCTTTATCTAATTACAAACAATTACCCCATAGGATGGAAACAATTTATAAAAATAATGATCTGGAAATAATTAATGATAGTAAAGCTACAAATTTTGATTCATCTATTGCAGGAATAAGTTCAATTGAAGGTCAAATAATAATTATTGCTGGGGGTAGATTAAAAGGCAATGAATATAGTGAGTGGATAAAAGTTTTAAAGAAAAAAGTTAAATGTGTTTTCCTTTTTGGAGAAAGCTCAAAAGTCCTAAAAATGGCGCTTATTAATGAAGGATTTAAAAAAAATATTTTTGAATTTTCAGAACTGAAAGAGCTTTTAAATTTTGTTTTTCATTATTTACAAAATAATAGGGTTGAAACATTATTATTCTCACCTTCATGCTCTAGTTTTGATCAATTTAAAAATTATGAAGAGCGTGGAGATTATTTTAAGAAACTAATAAGTGAAAAATTAAAGGTTAATAAATCCATTTTTTGTTCAAGTATCATTTCGTAA
- a CDS encoding oxidoreductase, whose protein sequence is MTATISRPKISNWETSNIPNLTGKTALITGANSGLGYYTAKALAEKNAHVVIACRSLEKANQTIKKLKGLNPEGLFTPLELDLSDLKNIVEVQSKIFDNFENLDLLINNAGIMHPPKTLSAQGYEIQFAVNHLAHMLLTLKLLPIIEKKEESRIVTVTSGAQFFGKVGWKNLKAENYYNKWESYSNSKLANVMFALELNENLKHKNILSLAAHPGIAKTNLFTAQKPNPGPLETFSLELFSPIFQTAEMGALPQLFAATSPDARGGDHYGPRFNFRGHPKLSPTSPFAMNKKERKNLWEKSLEILNNFL, encoded by the coding sequence ATGACTGCCACTATTTCAAGACCTAAAATCTCTAACTGGGAAACATCTAATATTCCAAACCTTACAGGCAAAACAGCGCTAATTACTGGTGCGAATAGTGGTCTTGGGTACTACACTGCAAAGGCTTTAGCAGAAAAAAATGCTCATGTTGTTATAGCTTGTAGATCACTTGAAAAAGCTAATCAAACTATCAAAAAACTTAAAGGTCTTAACCCTGAAGGATTATTTACACCTTTAGAATTAGATTTGTCAGATTTAAAAAATATTGTTGAAGTTCAGTCCAAAATTTTTGATAATTTTGAAAATTTGGATTTACTAATCAATAATGCAGGCATTATGCATCCGCCTAAAACTCTTAGTGCCCAAGGATATGAAATACAATTTGCAGTTAATCATCTAGCTCATATGCTTTTGACTCTAAAGCTACTTCCAATTATTGAAAAAAAAGAAGAATCTAGAATAGTGACGGTGACTTCAGGAGCACAATTTTTTGGCAAAGTCGGTTGGAAAAATCTGAAAGCCGAGAACTATTACAACAAATGGGAATCTTACTCCAATAGCAAATTGGCAAATGTAATGTTTGCTTTGGAACTAAATGAGAACTTAAAGCACAAAAATATACTTTCTTTAGCTGCTCACCCAGGAATTGCAAAAACAAATCTCTTTACTGCTCAAAAACCTAACCCTGGACCATTAGAAACATTCTCATTGGAATTATTTAGTCCTATTTTTCAAACTGCTGAGATGGGTGCTTTACCTCAGCTTTTTGCAGCTACTTCACCAGACGCAAGAGGCGGTGATCATTATGGTCCTAGATTTAATTTCAGAGGTCATCCAAAACTATCCCCTACTTCTCCTTTCGCTATGAATAAAAAAGAAAGAAAAAATTTATGGGAAAAAAGCCTCGAAATACTTAATAACTTCTTATAA
- a CDS encoding NAD-dependent DNA ligase: protein MNNLLVRDVKYLDEQYRIGEGIISDDAFKQLEKLFIPVDQEPNYFNQKNNKLLPKLAKENYKEFLESLLTKTRLSIQPKIDGCAIAIRYLDGKFNKAITKKGFDVSSKIKQIKNVPDYIPIKRDFQIRGELYATNQVAGISQRITRKYLNDKKGIGESLRFCCFQILNGRLNQYETLNYLKKCGFSTPDSYFTNHTSEIQIYKKNWLEKKIFAKYPTNGIVVKINSRKLQLLREKSLSQNNEWQYAIEK, encoded by the coding sequence ATGAATAATTTATTAGTGAGAGATGTTAAGTATCTAGATGAACAATACAGGATAGGTGAAGGCATAATTTCCGATGATGCATTTAAGCAACTTGAAAAGCTCTTTATTCCTGTTGATCAAGAGCCTAACTATTTTAATCAAAAAAATAATAAACTTTTGCCAAAATTAGCCAAAGAAAACTATAAAGAATTTTTGGAAAGTTTGTTAACGAAAACAAGATTAAGCATTCAACCAAAAATTGATGGCTGTGCTATTGCAATTAGATATCTAGATGGCAAGTTTAATAAAGCTATTACAAAAAAAGGATTTGATGTCTCAAGCAAAATTAAACAAATTAAAAACGTCCCCGATTATATTCCTATCAAACGAGATTTTCAAATTAGAGGTGAACTATATGCTACAAACCAAGTTGCCGGCATTTCCCAAAGAATTACAAGAAAATACCTCAATGATAAGAAAGGGATTGGAGAAAGTCTCCGCTTTTGCTGTTTCCAAATACTTAATGGAAGACTTAATCAATACGAAACCCTTAACTATCTTAAAAAATGTGGCTTCAGCACCCCTGACAGTTACTTCACAAATCATACAAGCGAAATCCAAATATATAAAAAAAATTGGTTAGAGAAAAAAATATTTGCGAAATATCCAACTAATGGGATAGTTGTAAAAATAAATAGTAGGAAATTACAGTTACTTAGGGAGAAAAGTTTATCTCAAAATAACGAATGGCAATATGCAATTGAAAAATAA
- a CDS encoding FAD-binding domain-containing protein, with the protein MSFLLKAQNTWENFAKYKINDYAKLRNFDFGPNNESSVSKLSPFITHRILSEYELIHDIKSKYKIKNSTKFVEEIFWRVYWKGWMENRPKVWRNFISENNLDFDYELYESAINGNTELDYFNSWVHELKQYNYLHNHTRMWFASTWIFNLGLPWQLGAKFFFKYLFDGDASSNLLSWRWVGGLQTKGKQYLFSSSNLRKFSNNRFKVEKISNQQIFLEESNQIPFEDEIYKNDMDPKSDNLIMFENDLHLATLKNLLPSYKKVFIILLKNEQRQIKLSESVLKFKQDLVSEFLEQFDNVEQIDPYSLENNFKNTNEIDIIYPGVGENYDFITEFKNLHHKKIFNLVRDEDLFAWKFAKRGFFKFKENIPKINQRILENFSKK; encoded by the coding sequence ATGTCATTTTTATTAAAAGCTCAAAATACCTGGGAAAATTTTGCGAAATACAAAATCAATGATTATGCAAAATTAAGAAATTTTGATTTTGGGCCAAATAACGAAAGTTCAGTTTCAAAATTATCGCCTTTCATTACTCATAGAATATTGTCGGAATATGAGCTGATTCATGATATTAAAAGTAAGTACAAAATCAAAAATTCAACTAAATTTGTTGAAGAAATATTTTGGAGAGTTTACTGGAAAGGGTGGATGGAAAATAGACCTAAAGTTTGGAGAAATTTTATTTCAGAAAACAATCTCGATTTTGATTATGAGTTATATGAAAGTGCAATTAATGGCAATACAGAATTAGATTATTTTAATTCTTGGGTACACGAATTAAAGCAGTACAACTATTTGCATAATCATACAAGAATGTGGTTTGCGAGTACTTGGATATTTAATTTAGGCCTCCCATGGCAATTAGGAGCAAAGTTTTTCTTTAAATATCTTTTTGATGGAGATGCTTCATCTAATCTCCTTAGCTGGAGATGGGTCGGAGGATTGCAAACGAAGGGAAAACAATATCTTTTTTCATCATCAAACCTCAGAAAGTTTTCAAATAATAGATTTAAAGTAGAAAAAATAAGTAATCAACAAATTTTTCTTGAAGAATCTAATCAAATACCATTTGAAGATGAGATTTATAAAAATGATATGGATCCTAAATCAGATAATCTGATTATGTTTGAAAATGATCTACACCTTGCAACCCTTAAAAATTTACTTCCAAGCTATAAAAAAGTATTTATTATCCTTTTAAAAAATGAACAAAGACAAATTAAATTGTCTGAATCTGTATTGAAATTTAAACAAGATTTGGTCTCTGAATTTTTAGAGCAATTTGATAATGTTGAACAGATTGATCCTTATTCTTTGGAAAATAATTTTAAAAATACTAACGAAATAGACATTATTTATCCTGGAGTGGGAGAAAACTATGATTTCATAACTGAGTTTAAAAATTTACACCATAAAAAAATTTTTAATCTTGTGAGGGATGAAGATTTATTTGCTTGGAAATTTGCTAAAAGAGGGTTTTTTAAATTTAAAGAAAATATTCCAAAAATAAATCAGAGAATATTAGAAAATTTTTCAAAAAAATAA
- a CDS encoding DoxX family protein yields MLSTILTKSFSKDTALLVLRVITGTVLIHHGYEKLANIENFADAFVRPLHLPFPIFLSYIAAFSEIGGSWLLIIGLATRFGALAIVGTISVAIYHALVTSGFNIFLLELLLLYFASATSIALTGPGNFSLDEVIIRILKSEDEEEIIPSTKAKPSKQIEVKEETNKGGLFQFLQANILSDTSS; encoded by the coding sequence GTGCTTTCAACAATTCTTACCAAGTCGTTCAGCAAAGATACTGCTTTATTAGTTCTTAGAGTTATAACTGGAACTGTTCTTATACATCACGGTTATGAGAAATTAGCAAACATAGAAAATTTCGCTGATGCTTTTGTAAGACCATTACATCTCCCATTCCCAATATTTTTATCATACATAGCGGCATTCTCAGAAATAGGAGGTAGTTGGTTATTAATTATCGGCTTAGCAACAAGATTCGGAGCTTTGGCAATTGTTGGAACAATTTCTGTTGCTATATATCATGCACTTGTTACTTCAGGTTTTAATATTTTCTTACTAGAGCTTTTACTTTTATATTTTGCTTCAGCAACTTCAATTGCATTAACAGGTCCCGGTAATTTTTCCTTAGATGAAGTCATTATCAGAATTTTGAAATCTGAAGATGAGGAAGAAATTATACCTTCAACAAAAGCAAAACCTTCCAAGCAAATTGAAGTTAAAGAAGAAACAAACAAAGGTGGTTTATTTCAATTTCTGCAAGCGAACATACTCTCAGATACTTCAAGCTAA
- a CDS encoding pyridoxamine 5'-phosphate oxidase family protein: protein MPDNNLPSWRQDLKSSRNKEGKSPSNKWIQLATVSEENEPRLRTVVFRGWHKDSSMIIFTDRRSEKIGHLKSNPNAEILWFFLKTKSQYRFKGKIRELSDNKNYWDSLSEKSKSSWFWGSPGEKINPKVQSTHKRLSNLPKSENFVVLNFEIYSVDLLKLEQPVHKRYLWEKVKKWEKVEINP from the coding sequence ATGCCTGATAACAACTTACCCAGTTGGAGGCAAGATTTAAAATCTTCTAGAAACAAAGAGGGCAAATCACCCTCTAATAAATGGATACAGCTTGCAACAGTCAGCGAAGAAAATGAGCCAAGATTAAGAACAGTTGTTTTCAGAGGATGGCATAAAGATAGTTCAATGATAATTTTCACAGATAGAAGAAGTGAAAAAATTGGGCATTTAAAATCCAACCCTAATGCAGAAATATTATGGTTCTTTTTGAAAACCAAATCACAATATAGATTTAAAGGAAAAATACGTGAATTAAGTGATAACAAAAATTATTGGGATTCATTATCAGAAAAATCAAAATCTTCTTGGTTTTGGGGGTCTCCTGGAGAGAAAATAAACCCAAAAGTCCAATCTACTCATAAAAGATTATCCAATCTACCGAAGTCAGAAAATTTTGTGGTTCTTAATTTTGAAATATATTCAGTAGATCTTCTTAAATTAGAACAGCCTGTTCATAAACGATATCTTTGGGAAAAGGTTAAAAAATGGGAAAAAGTTGAAATTAATCCTTAA
- a CDS encoding DUF1295 domain-containing protein, protein MKLNQIINLHKGLTAFVVIGLMIFFDNFTIAPYVYLALHGTYGLLWLLKEKIFPDPYFKEKINFLTSVTGFIFLGSYWVAPYILISTEKSVPNIVIAASVSINIIGVFLHFASDAQKYFSLKLKKDLIKEGFFENIRNTNYLGEILIYLSFAILSMSFVPLVILAIFFSIVFLPRMIKKDKSLSKYDSFEEYKKKSGLILPKLNA, encoded by the coding sequence ATGAAACTTAATCAAATAATTAATCTCCATAAGGGTCTCACTGCATTTGTAGTGATAGGTCTTATGATTTTTTTTGATAATTTTACGATCGCTCCCTACGTTTATTTAGCTCTGCATGGTACTTATGGATTACTTTGGCTTTTAAAAGAAAAGATATTCCCAGATCCTTATTTTAAAGAAAAAATCAATTTTTTAACTTCAGTTACTGGTTTTATTTTCCTTGGTAGTTACTGGGTAGCTCCCTATATTCTTATCTCAACTGAGAAATCTGTTCCAAATATTGTAATAGCTGCTTCTGTATCTATAAATATAATTGGTGTGTTTCTACACTTTGCTAGTGATGCCCAAAAATATTTTTCTCTTAAATTAAAAAAAGATCTAATTAAAGAAGGATTTTTCGAAAATATAAGAAATACAAATTATTTAGGAGAAATACTAATTTATCTATCATTCGCCATCCTCTCAATGAGTTTCGTTCCATTAGTAATTCTTGCAATATTTTTCTCTATAGTTTTTCTACCAAGAATGATAAAAAAAGATAAATCGCTCTCAAAATATGATTCATTCGAAGAATACAAAAAGAAAAGTGGTCTAATATTGCCTAAATTAAATGCCTGA
- a CDS encoding photosystem II S4 domain protein yields the protein MIDLKEILINSNYKKETEELINIANLAYKHWETYWTGFNSTYVCEEILKDFENLNDFKFFIYGGFSSSQRSRIACFRGDNIPEEDALKSNFPAQGIKINGNFLFDNATQDDFRSLLIKNGVNQLKVGDIWTIGDRGAQGIIDNLDIEHLDEKIFYLRDVKVKINVVGIDELQIPSGRSKKLVNTVEASTRLDAIASAGFRVSRTKIIERIENGMLRLNGSKVNKPTINLKIGDKLELENKGFIEILNLEITKRERWKVKLLRK from the coding sequence ATGATTGACTTAAAAGAAATCTTAATAAATTCAAACTACAAAAAAGAAACTGAGGAATTAATAAATATTGCTAACTTAGCTTACAAACACTGGGAAACTTATTGGACTGGGTTTAATTCAACCTATGTTTGCGAAGAGATTTTAAAAGATTTTGAAAATTTAAATGATTTCAAATTTTTTATTTATGGAGGATTCTCCTCTTCTCAAAGATCTAGGATAGCTTGCTTTAGAGGGGATAATATTCCTGAGGAGGATGCGCTAAAAAGTAATTTTCCAGCTCAAGGAATAAAAATTAATGGGAATTTTTTATTTGATAATGCTACTCAAGACGATTTTAGATCCCTCTTAATTAAAAATGGGGTTAATCAATTAAAAGTTGGGGATATATGGACTATTGGCGATAGGGGAGCACAAGGGATAATTGATAATTTAGATATTGAGCATCTAGATGAAAAGATTTTTTATTTAAGAGACGTAAAAGTAAAAATTAATGTAGTAGGTATAGATGAATTACAAATACCTTCTGGAAGATCAAAAAAACTTGTCAATACAGTAGAAGCCTCAACAAGATTAGATGCTATAGCTTCAGCGGGCTTTAGGGTATCACGAACCAAAATCATTGAAAGGATAGAAAATGGAATGCTCAGATTAAATGGAAGCAAAGTTAATAAACCAACAATTAATCTAAAAATTGGCGACAAACTAGAACTTGAAAATAAAGGATTTATTGAAATTTTAAATTTAGAAATAACCAAAAGAGAACGATGGAAAGTTAAATTACTTAGAAAATGA